Within Spinacia oleracea cultivar Varoflay chromosome 4, BTI_SOV_V1, whole genome shotgun sequence, the genomic segment ctttcagaaacggaggtagtatgttaTTACTCGCAACTTTGTTTCTTAAGCTGAGAGTAGAACCTCTTAATGAACGCCTCAGCCGCTTGATCCACACGAGGGTCACGATCTTCCTCACTTTGTAACGGAAACGGCGAATCGGTTATCCTCAGCTGCCGGacgccgccgccgccgccaccACCTTTGCTAGATGATGAAATCCTAACCATCATCTGTTTTTTGTTACTAGCTTCAAAACTATCCGTACGTACCGTGCCTCCGAAAGCCGATAACGGCGTGTAGAACGGCGTGGTAGGGCAGATGAACTCGTCGTCGAACTCCCCTAGAGGTGCGGCGGCGTCGGTGGTGGTGGAGGATTGGAGGTGGGAGGGTTTAGGAACGCCGTCCTTAAAGGAGGAGACGACGGtggggttgttgtggtggtagTGGTGGAAGATTAGGGTGTTGAGGGCGACTTTACTAGCTATCTTACCTCGTTTCATCATCATGTTGATGTGTAGGAGTAATTTCTTCTTGGTGATTCCTTTTCTTATCATGAAGAAGGCTAATCTCATCATATTCCATAGTTTTTTGGTTATTATTGGTAGGTTTTGCTCCatcttaattaatttgttgttttTTGGTACCTTTTTAGGTGGTTAATGAACTTATGAGAGAGGTAGAGGACAATTGTTTTTTTATGGGATGAATGATATAATTGATGGAAGTTTTTGAATGGTAAAAATAGAAttgagagttggtgtatttatATAGGGAGAAGTTAGGCTAGATACATAAAGGGTTAGAGTAAGGCAAAAGATTTTTCACGTCTAAACTCTAAAGACTTTATTTTCTTCGTCTGCTCTAGCTTTTCATAGTCTAGGCTGAAATTTTCTAGTctaatttaacaaaaataagttttatgtcTAATctaacaaaaataagttttacgtctAATCTTTAAAGACTTTGTTCTCTTCACTTGCTCTAACTTTTCATAGTGTAGGATGAAATTTTCTAATCTAGTTTAACAAAAAATAAGTAATAACTTATAATAAGTTAAAAAATATAGCCTAACTGCGGTGTACTACTTTTAAACTTTTAATGAGTGGGCCACACCCACTTTAAAGGAGATTATAAAATGCAgtttttccctcaaaaaataaTTGTATTATACGGATTGCATTACGAAGTTCGTTCATTTTTTGGTTGTGACATACgaatatcaattaattaataaaatgcaTTTTGTAAACTAATTCCTTCCTCTACGTATAGTATTATCTTCCTTTAATTTGATATATTTTTCTTGTAAATAAATTATTTCCTCCATTATAATTTTATACGTACACTAATTATGCGATATCTCAATGTCTTCTAATGTTTTTGTTAAGAAGAGTCTCTCCCGTTTTATCTTATCTATGATGATATAGTCGATATCTCAAAGTTAATGTTTTTGTTATATCTCATGCTTGAGAGCATTAATAGTACGTTGTTGATTTTATTGTATTCTTATTTCGTCAAAATCTCAATttctccaataaaaaaaaatattcataaCTTGATTTTTTGACTTAGAGAAATTTAGTAAATTCAATTTTATCGAGTTTAGCTAATTTGAAGAGACATTAAATAAAAGCTAAATCATAAACTCGTAAACAAAATAAATCTTCATAAACATATAAGAATTTCAAAGGTTAACTCGATTATCGTAATAAACATATGTgtatataataattattattttaaatagATGATGAATACAAAACGCCATTAAATTATTTACGGAGGATATTTATTGAGTATTATACAAATTCGAAGGTGAAAGTGAAAAAAATTAAGATCGTAAGCACGTAAATTCGGGAACATGAGccattagtttcatgattaataTAACAATAAATTACAAATAATGCGATAATAATAGTAGTATTAATATTAAAAATGTTCTTTAAAGTATTGGAATTTATAACATTAGCATATATTTTGATTTTGGTAAGAAAACAACTATTTCATAAGAAATAAAATGTGGGATTATAATGATAATCATTTACGTTGatgattaataaaaaaaatatcattaaATTATTTATGGAGTATATTTATGGAGCATTATGTTAATTGTTTTTAAATTCGATGGATTTCTGGTATAAAATAAAAAGATCCATTAAACTAATGACGTTGCGGGAAAAATATTTGATCAATTTCCAAAAGCTTGATAGAAAAtattatagtaactatgaaatatGAGATGATGACAGGCGTATAACACATATTACAAGCCTAGCTCGATTTTTAGGGTATCCATTCACTTTGGAAGAACAAATGCTACACATAAGAGAAAAAATAGTAGACTTTATAGCTTTAGAAGGCTCAACAATTTTAAAATAATAGAACTTATTGTGCGAAAAAAGAGTTCCACCTGTAACCTTGCCATCATGCTTCAATTTCTCATCAGTTCGGCGTTTCTCTTCTTGGATTATGAAGATATATGTAAGATATTCATGAATTTTTCTTAAACTATGAGAACAGAGAGAATATATTCTTATATCTCATAAGGTCAAGTATAGGTTGGCCAGCTAGCACGGTTGAATAAAATAACAGTTAACACTTACGACTTTGATACTAGCAAACAAGAACTCAAATCCTTTTGATATCATTTACTACAAGAAAAAGTACTTTGGACATCGAAATATATCGTCGCCCATAACAGGTTTTCCGTGGCACAACGTATGAGCGACAAAATTAATTTCGACACAAGGTGTAAACGCAACAATGTTCATTTCTTcaagtaattttattttttcgtaAATAAGCACGTATAGTTGTGTACTTGTGAGACTATTTGATAGGGATTatatatcttgttagatttattTACATTATTATAATCTTAAAATATTGAATCATTGCAAAGTTAACTGATATTATGAAATTAAGTATATAGTTGAACTTTGTACTATGTACATAGTATAACAAGGCCAAAACGGACAAtacaattgattttttttgtttagcaACATAGACCGGgtctatttattttaatttgaaaagaGGTAAAAATGAGGTCAACTTCGTCCGTTCGGGAATACTCGTAATGTTGTGTCATTTCTACGAATGCTAATGCACAATTTTGATCGGTAATATCTTAAATTATTTTCAAGcacaaattataaaaacttgataTTTTAACACGTTctatgaatctaacaagatctcgcATAACTAAGTTTTTTCtgacatataaatcaccaataatagtcaaaataaaatatgcgaatagtgtaaaaagtctaAACGCTATGAGTATTTctaaacggatgaagtataagTTGTATAAATATTGTTAAAACATACGAGTAACTTGTGATAAAACATTAGCATTTTATGCAATATTTATCTCCTTTTTCTGTTAATAATATCTAGTCATATAGATAGTGTACTCATATAAACTACGTAGTAATTTCCCTCCAATAAAGAGAAGTTTGGAGGGTTTTGAGAGGTTTGGCTCACTTTTAGATATTTAACTAGTAAAAACCTCTAAAAGGGATGTTTGGTAGAAAAGATTATTGAAAATAGGATTGAGCTAAAATATCTCATATATTTTGAAAAAGCTCATTCCACCAATTATTTGCTCACAGGATTGTTAATGTAACATAATACTCTTCTAACAAACCTTTAATTTTGCTCACATTTTTGTCCATAATTACTATTCTTgtcaaaattaaataaatgctataaaaaataaatgtcCATAAATGTTATTGTAgacaataaaataattaatagctTTTAGCAAACTTTTTACGTGTTACCAAACTCATTTATAAAAACAACTTGTTAAATCTGCAGTAAaattttctaaacaaaatgatAATGGGTTAAATGTTAATGCAAACAGTAAACTAAAAACTAAATTCTACGGAGTAATTGTCAAACAGGATCATAAACAAGTTAATTACTAGTAACTAGCTAGTAACATGACAAATAGATCGAGACATACAAAGTGACAAAGTGCTTTCACGATAGGTGATTAATTGTCTGATTGATAGAACATTTCTTGTGTGAGGTAATTTGTAGTCTACTGAAATTTGGCAAATTAAGCTTTCTTGTATTAATCCCCCAACGTCTTTAAGAAAGAAGTTCCATTTTCTCGTTTTGCATCAGCTTTTGCTTTatagaataataaataaacacttTAATTCACTGTATTATTGGAGTGTTACTAATTATCAGAACCTCTTCGAATTGGTTGAATATGTGTAAGTTCTAATTGTAGTTAAAGGTTAATTTTTTGCAAGTTTAACAAGCAACATTAAGATTGTGACAATCTCGATTACACAAACATATAACAAATGTCATTGCAACAAAATATAAAGCAACATGCGGCCTAATCAAGAAAAATACAATCCCTACAAGAatttgtaccattaacgatgagaaattccgtcgctaaaggccaataatcgttgattaatgacggaattttctgtcgcgaacccgtcacaAAAGGGggcgtcgttaatggaaaatcccgtcgttaacccgtcgtaaaagacatttgcgacggttattcccgtttTTGTTTGGTAGTTAGCCCCGTTGAAAAAGGCTTTTATGACGGGacttttgacccgtcgtaattagattgtcattaaagatacatgGTTCCATCTTAAAACTAGTCGGTAACATAAATAGTAGCCCACCACCAATCTTACATGAAGTATTACTCATTTATCGAGGATGCCAACTAATTTAGTTGGTAAAGTTTTGGGGCAGATACTTAATACCTGACATCAAATCACGTCTGTAATATTCGTGGATGTGCTGTTTGTGGCTCTCTCTACACCATAAAAAGAAAGTATTACTCGTTTCCCCTTCCCTTCGATCTCCAACGTGGGATAGTTAATTTCAATTCACAAGTTGGTTATTCTCGCGTCACTCTTTTAATAGTTAACTCTCGTAATTCTAGCTCTAAGAATACAAGAAAACATATTAAACTATTGtcgacaacttttgtgtaagaccgctttactggaaagaccactttgattgtttagctaattggttaactaattaattctagtgtttaactaattattttcattgtttaattcaatggtttcagtgcttaactaattagttcaagtgtttaactaattgatttcatattttttttttggataagcAAGTAATATATTAGATCATCAAACAATTACAAAGTGTGAAAACCTAGAGGACAGACCCTCAGGGCAGCCAGAACAAACTGGCTAAACTAAGAAACACCTACCCTGTAAACAGGGTTGTATACCATGTGTGATCCCTATTGCTAACTGCTTTAGGGATCACTACTTTCACTCTATTATGTACATTCTGAAGTATATTGCTGCACACTTTATCTATACAACTGATTTGAGAGTTTCACATAGCATTTTTTCTTTCAATCCAAATGTGATAAGCAACACTCATCACAAGGGTGGAAAACACTCTTTTTCTGAACTTGGCTTAACTTATATCATTATATGACATtaaggtggtcttttgtgtaagaccgtcttatataaaagtttgtaaactATTTTTATCTTTCTGTAATTTATCATCATACCAAAATCCCACACGGATCAACT encodes:
- the LOC130472257 gene encoding uncharacterized protein — its product is MMRLAFFMIRKGITKKKLLLHINMMMKRGKIASKVALNTLIFHHYHHNNPTVVSSFKDGVPKPSHLQSSTTTDAAAPLGEFDDEFICPTTPFYTPLSAFGGTVRTDSFEASNKKQMMVRISSSSKGGGGGGGVRQLRITDSPFPLQSEEDRDPRVDQAAEAFIKRFYSQLKKQSCE